GCCGCGACCCCGGCCCTGACCGCGATCCCGGACAGCGCCCTCGCAGCCGCGCTGGCCGCGCTCCCCGGCGAGCGCCTCAGCCTGGACGAGGCGATCGCGTCCGCCCTTGCCGACGGCAGCGCCCTGCGCCTCGCGGCCGCGGCTCGCGAGGCCGCGGCCGGGGCCGCGCGCCGCGAGCGCGGCGCCTTCTGGCCCGAGCTCTTCGCCGAGCTCAGCACGGCGAACGACGAGCAGCCGACGGCCAGCGTCTTCGCCGGCGCCGCCCTGCTCGAGACGGAGACGCGCAGCGCGAGCGGCGGCCTGCGCTGGCAGTTGCCGACGGGTACGCAGCTCGCTGCCAGCCTGAGCGCCCTGCGCAGCACGACGAACTCCAGCTTCACGAGCCTCTCACCCCAGATCGACGGCCACGGCGAGCTCGCGCTCACGCAGCCGCTCCTGAAGGGCTTCGGTCCCGGCGCGCGCGGCGAGCTGGCGGCGACGCGCGCCGAGCGCGCGCTGGCGGAGGCGCTCTACGCCGACGCCCGCCTGGCGACCGCCGCCGAGGTCGAGACCGCCTACTGGGCGCTCTACGCCGCCGAGCGCGACCTCGCCGTGCAGCAGCTCATCGCCGAGCAGGCGCGCAGCTTCCTGCGCGAGGCCGAGCTGCGCGCGCAGGCGGGCATCGTCGGTCCGGGGGCCGTCGCCTCGGCGCAGGCCTTCCTCGCGCAGCAGGGCCAGGTCCTGCTCGACAGCGAGGAGCAGCTCGACCAGCTCTCCGAGCGCCTGGCCACCCTGATGGGGCGGCGGCCCAGCGCGGCGGCCCGCTTCCGCGCCGAGGGCGAGCCGCCGGCGAGCTGGCCGGCCGCCGCCGAGGCGTCCCTCGTCGAGCTCGCGACGGAGCGGAACCTCGTCCTCGCGGCGGCGGGGGAGAGCCTGGGTGCGGCCAGGGCGCGCAGCCGCGCAGCGCGCTGGAACGCGCTGCCGCAGCTCGATGTGTTCGGCGCCCTCGGCGGTCGCGGGCTCGGTGGCCGCGGCCGCGACCTGATCGTCGACTTCGGCGGCAGCGGCCCCGACACCCTGCGCAACGCGGCCGACATCGGCTACGGCGACACCGTCGAGCAGGTGCTGGGCCGCGACTATCCGAGCTGGCGCTGGGGCCTGCGCCTGAGCCTGCCCCTGGGCGGGCGCGATCGCGGCGAGCGCGACCGTCTGCGCGCCGAGCAGGCGCGCGCCGAGGCGGCCCATGAGGACGCCCGCCGCGCGCTCGCCGAGGCCGTGCGCGCGCAGCACCGCGAGCTGGCCCGCAGCGAGGCGCGGCTCGCCCTGGCCGCGACCGGCGTCGACGCCTCGCTCGAGCAACTCCGCATCGGCAGCGCCGAATTCACGA
This DNA window, taken from bacterium, encodes the following:
- a CDS encoding TolC family protein, whose product is MPSRGRGPPSPRPSAPDPLPAGRAVSMPVQLPSCRRILVFACVYLLGPLVPPVGTPAAGAATPALTAIPDSALAAALAALPGERLSLDEAIASALADGSALRLAAAAREAAAGAARRERGAFWPELFAELSTANDEQPTASVFAGAALLETETRSASGGLRWQLPTGTQLAASLSALRSTTNSSFTSLSPQIDGHGELALTQPLLKGFGPGARGELAATRAERALAEALYADARLATAAEVETAYWALYAAERDLAVQQLIAEQARSFLREAELRAQAGIVGPGAVASAQAFLAQQGQVLLDSEEQLDQLSERLATLMGRRPSAAARFRAEGEPPASWPAAAEASLVELATERNLVLAAAGESLGAARARSRAARWNALPQLDVFGALGGRGLGGRGRDLIVDFGGSGPDTLRNAADIGYGDTVEQVLGRDYPSWRWGLRLSLPLGGRDRGERDRLRAEQARAEAAHEDARRALAEAVRAQHRELARSEARLALAATGVDASLEQLRIGSAEFTSGRATAFELVRLAAELADAQRRYSVALVRSARAGAALRRLTAGGYPAAVATAEEGGTR